One genomic region from Ralstonia pickettii DTP0602 encodes:
- a CDS encoding MFS transporter: MKTKYAPSPIGGEAMPHADAATFETRTYAKVVRRLIPFLMLCYLGAYLDRVNVGFAKLQMLSDLQFSETIYGLGAGIFFLGYFLFEVPSNVILHKVGAKRWLARIMLTWAVISACFAFVSTPTQFYILRFLLGVAEAGFAPGVILYMTYWFPSERRAKALSMFFMAIPLAGIVGGPLSGYIMHAFHGVGDLAGWKWLFLIEALPSLCLGVAILFYLDNGIEQAHWLTDAEKALLKRNIEGDNAQKVVHVSIRSFMGDRRLWLMAAIYFCVVLGQYGLTFWLPTIIRKSGVADPLWVGIFTALPYLCAIVALPLVGMSADRQRERRFHLIVPMLVAAAGFATLPMLGSVTASLICLCVAAAGILASSSQFWALPTALLGGMSAAAGIAAVNCVANLAGFFSPAIVGWLNDLTGKSTAGLIFISATVVAGAMLVFLVPAKAVNR, encoded by the coding sequence ATGAAAACCAAATACGCGCCTTCGCCCATCGGCGGCGAAGCGATGCCGCACGCCGACGCGGCCACGTTCGAAACCCGGACCTACGCCAAGGTCGTGCGGCGCCTGATCCCGTTCCTGATGCTGTGCTACCTGGGCGCCTACCTGGACCGGGTCAACGTAGGCTTTGCCAAGCTGCAGATGCTGAGCGACCTGCAGTTCAGCGAAACCATCTACGGCCTCGGCGCCGGCATCTTCTTCCTTGGCTACTTCCTCTTTGAAGTGCCCAGCAACGTCATCCTCCACAAGGTCGGTGCCAAGCGGTGGCTAGCCCGGATCATGCTGACCTGGGCGGTGATTTCCGCCTGCTTCGCCTTTGTCAGCACGCCGACCCAGTTCTACATCCTGCGCTTCCTGCTCGGTGTGGCGGAGGCGGGCTTCGCGCCCGGCGTGATCCTGTACATGACGTACTGGTTCCCCTCGGAACGCCGCGCCAAGGCGCTGTCGATGTTCTTCATGGCGATCCCGCTGGCGGGCATCGTGGGCGGGCCGCTGTCGGGCTACATCATGCACGCCTTCCACGGCGTGGGCGACCTGGCCGGGTGGAAGTGGCTGTTCCTGATCGAGGCGCTGCCGTCGCTGTGCCTGGGCGTCGCCATCCTGTTCTACCTGGACAACGGCATCGAGCAGGCGCACTGGCTCACCGATGCGGAGAAGGCGCTGCTCAAGCGCAATATCGAGGGCGACAACGCGCAGAAGGTGGTCCACGTGTCGATCCGGTCGTTCATGGGCGACCGCCGCCTGTGGCTGATGGCCGCGATCTACTTCTGCGTGGTGCTGGGCCAGTACGGGCTGACCTTCTGGCTGCCAACCATCATCCGCAAGTCTGGCGTGGCCGATCCGCTGTGGGTGGGCATCTTTACCGCGCTGCCGTATCTGTGCGCCATCGTGGCGCTGCCGTTGGTCGGCATGAGCGCCGACCGCCAGCGTGAACGCCGCTTCCACCTGATCGTGCCGATGCTGGTCGCCGCGGCGGGCTTTGCGACCCTGCCGATGCTGGGCAGCGTCACCGCTTCGCTGATCTGCCTGTGCGTCGCCGCCGCCGGCATCCTGGCCTCGTCGTCGCAGTTCTGGGCTTTGCCGACCGCGCTGCTGGGCGGCATGTCCGCAGCGGCAGGGATCGCGGCGGTCAACTGCGTCGCCAACCTGGCCGGCTTCTTCTCGCCCGCCATCGTGGGTTGGCTCAACGACCTGACTGGCAAGTCCACCGCCGGTCTCATCTTTATCTCGGCCACGGTGGTGGCGGGCGCCATGCTCGTCTTCCTGGTGCCAGCCAAGGCGGTCAATCGCTGA
- a CDS encoding transketolase (K00615: E2.2.1.1, tktA, tktB; transketolase [EC:2.2.1.1]), whose protein sequence is MQHQTSDQAVTLRERAYRIRRNALLMGEVQGQGYIGQALDIADVLAVAYFGAMHYRPEDPKWEGRDRFLLSNGHYAIALYAALLEAGILPPEELETYGSDDSRLPMSGMASYTPGMEMSGGSLGQGLTIAVGRCLGLKRKGSDAFVYTLFSDGELDEGAIWEGILSASHWKLDNLIAVVDVNNQQADGPSTQIMAFEPLLPKLEAFGWFTQRVDGNDIDAVAEAFRAARAHPGAQPRMIICDTRMGCGVPFLEQREKNHFIRVDADEWQLALQALEAGRQA, encoded by the coding sequence ATGCAACACCAGACTTCCGACCAGGCCGTGACCCTGCGGGAACGCGCCTACCGGATCCGCCGCAATGCCCTGCTGATGGGCGAGGTCCAGGGCCAGGGCTATATCGGCCAGGCGCTCGATATCGCCGATGTGCTCGCGGTCGCCTACTTCGGTGCCATGCACTACCGCCCGGAAGACCCCAAGTGGGAGGGGCGCGACCGATTCCTGCTGTCGAATGGCCACTACGCGATTGCGCTGTACGCGGCACTGTTGGAGGCAGGCATCCTGCCCCCGGAAGAGCTGGAGACCTATGGCAGCGACGACAGCCGCCTGCCGATGTCGGGCATGGCCAGCTACACGCCGGGCATGGAGATGTCGGGCGGATCGCTCGGCCAGGGGCTGACCATCGCCGTTGGCCGTTGCCTGGGGCTCAAGCGCAAGGGCTCCGACGCCTTCGTCTACACGCTGTTCTCCGACGGCGAGCTGGACGAGGGCGCGATCTGGGAGGGCATCCTGTCCGCCAGCCATTGGAAGCTCGACAACCTGATCGCCGTGGTCGACGTCAACAACCAGCAGGCCGACGGCCCGTCGACGCAGATCATGGCGTTCGAGCCGCTGCTGCCCAAGCTCGAAGCCTTCGGCTGGTTCACGCAGCGCGTGGACGGCAACGACATCGATGCCGTGGCAGAGGCCTTCCGCGCCGCCCGCGCCCATCCGGGCGCCCAGCCGCGCATGATCATCTGCGATACGCGCATGGGGTGCGGCGTGCCGTTCCTCGAACAGCGCGAGAAGAACCACTTTATCCGCGTGGATGCCGACGAATGGCAACTCGCACTGCAGGCCCTGGAAGCCGGGAGACAAGCATGA
- a CDS encoding transketolase (K00615: E2.2.1.1, tktA, tktB; transketolase [EC:2.2.1.1]) — protein MSSTNTNTNARPKLKTSAMIASIAGEGQATRSAPFGHALVELGRQKSNVIGMTADLGKYTDLHLFAKAFPERYYQMGMAEQLLMGAAAGFAHEGAQPFVTTYAVFATRRAYDFMHQAIAEDNLDVKIVCALPGLTTGYGPSHQAAEDLALMRAMPNMTVIDPCDAIDIEQMVPAIAAHNGPVYARLLRGNVPVVLDEYDYKFELGKAKLLRDGAEVLVISSGIMTMRALEVAKALEADRVGVAVLHVPTIKPLDTATILREAKRSGRLVVVAENHTVIGGLGEAVATTLMQAGVSVPFRQVGLPDAFLDAGALPTLHDRYGISANVMAGSIKRWLA, from the coding sequence ATGAGCAGCACCAATACGAACACCAACGCCAGGCCGAAGCTGAAGACCTCGGCGATGATCGCCTCCATCGCCGGCGAGGGGCAGGCCACCCGCTCGGCGCCGTTCGGGCACGCCCTGGTGGAACTGGGCCGGCAGAAGTCCAATGTCATCGGCATGACCGCCGACCTGGGCAAGTACACCGACCTGCATCTCTTTGCGAAGGCGTTTCCCGAGCGCTACTACCAGATGGGGATGGCCGAGCAACTGCTGATGGGCGCGGCCGCCGGCTTCGCGCACGAAGGCGCCCAGCCATTCGTCACGACGTATGCGGTGTTTGCCACGCGACGCGCCTATGACTTCATGCACCAGGCCATTGCCGAGGACAACCTCGACGTGAAGATTGTGTGCGCGTTGCCGGGGCTGACCACCGGATACGGCCCCAGCCACCAGGCCGCGGAGGATCTCGCGCTGATGCGTGCGATGCCCAATATGACCGTCATCGACCCGTGCGATGCCATCGATATCGAGCAGATGGTGCCGGCCATCGCCGCGCACAACGGCCCGGTGTATGCGCGCCTGCTGCGCGGCAACGTGCCGGTGGTGCTGGACGAATACGACTACAAGTTCGAACTGGGCAAGGCCAAGCTGCTGCGCGACGGCGCCGAGGTGCTGGTGATTTCATCCGGCATCATGACAATGAGGGCGCTGGAGGTGGCCAAGGCACTCGAAGCCGATCGCGTTGGCGTGGCGGTGCTGCACGTGCCGACCATCAAGCCGCTGGACACTGCAACGATCCTGCGCGAAGCGAAGCGATCGGGGCGCCTGGTGGTGGTGGCGGAAAACCACACCGTGATCGGTGGGCTGGGTGAGGCGGTGGCGACCACGCTGATGCAAGCCGGCGTCTCCGTGCCATTCCGGCAGGTCGGCTTGCCGGATGCCTTCCTGGATGCCGGTGCGTTGCCGACGCTGCATGACCGCTATGGCATCTCGGCGAATGTGATGGCGGGTTCGATCAAGCGTTGGCTCGCATAA
- a CDS encoding Crp/Fnr family transcriptional regulator, which yields MKGSEPIRTLPRSVLASGWLRNAPPGVLDAVANAARRLRFGDGEMIFARGDPPTYFCMVLSGRVRMSRVSTGGRESVYSVIGRGRWFGEISLLDGKPRTHDAFAVGNTELLVLGRREFHRILAAHPEGMQLIVQQICARLRVAFDNAESAEQAPVDARMAARLLQLADRTDHVVRISAEHLGDMVNRSRQTVAKYLQAWEDAGLIRRRYRAIELVDAGALKRLAKG from the coding sequence GTGAAAGGCTCGGAACCAATCCGGACGCTGCCGCGCAGCGTGCTGGCAAGCGGCTGGCTGCGCAACGCGCCGCCCGGCGTGCTCGATGCCGTGGCGAATGCCGCACGCCGCCTGCGCTTTGGTGACGGCGAAATGATCTTTGCGCGCGGCGATCCGCCTACCTATTTCTGCATGGTGCTGTCAGGCCGGGTGCGCATGAGCCGCGTCAGTACCGGCGGGCGCGAGTCGGTGTATTCGGTGATCGGGCGCGGCCGGTGGTTCGGCGAGATCTCTCTGCTGGATGGCAAGCCGCGCACGCACGATGCCTTTGCGGTGGGCAACACCGAGCTGCTGGTGCTGGGCCGGCGCGAATTCCACCGGATCCTGGCCGCGCATCCGGAAGGCATGCAGCTCATCGTGCAGCAGATCTGCGCGCGCCTGCGCGTGGCGTTCGACAATGCGGAGAGCGCGGAGCAGGCACCGGTCGATGCGCGGATGGCGGCGCGCCTGCTGCAACTGGCCGATCGCACCGACCATGTCGTGCGCATCAGCGCGGAGCACCTTGGCGATATGGTCAACCGGTCGCGGCAGACGGTGGCCAAGTACCTGCAGGCGTGGGAGGACGCGGGATTGATCCGGCGGCGATACCGGGCGATCGAGTTGGTGGATGCGGGGGCCTTGAAGCGGTTGGCCAAGGGATAA
- a CDS encoding aldolase gives MVQIQLVDSVRDRVSDAEWQMRVDLAAAYRLVAHFGWDDLIFTHISARVPDAPDQFLINPYGMMFDEITASSLVKVDHEGQPVLATPYDVNPAGFIIHSAVHEARPEVGCVMHTHTPHGVAVSAQQAGLLPISQQSMFALTGLAYHDYEGVALRQDEKARLVADLGRCKQMILRNHGLLTCGRTVADAFLTMYTLESACRIQILAQSGGSPLTTVPEAAGANMGQQARQATKGKGSNLAWPGLLRRLDRINPDYRN, from the coding sequence ATGGTCCAGATCCAGCTCGTCGATTCAGTAAGAGACCGCGTCTCCGACGCCGAATGGCAGATGCGCGTCGACCTGGCGGCCGCTTACCGCCTGGTCGCCCACTTCGGCTGGGACGACCTGATCTTCACCCATATCTCGGCACGGGTGCCGGATGCGCCCGACCAGTTCCTGATCAATCCCTACGGGATGATGTTCGACGAGATCACCGCCTCCAGCCTGGTGAAGGTCGACCATGAAGGGCAGCCCGTGCTGGCGACGCCGTATGACGTCAACCCCGCCGGCTTCATCATCCACAGCGCGGTGCACGAGGCGCGCCCCGAAGTCGGATGCGTGATGCACACGCATACGCCGCACGGCGTCGCGGTGTCCGCGCAGCAGGCGGGGCTGCTGCCGATCTCGCAGCAATCGATGTTCGCGCTGACCGGGCTGGCGTACCACGACTATGAAGGCGTGGCGCTGCGCCAGGACGAGAAGGCGCGGCTGGTGGCCGACCTGGGCCGCTGCAAGCAGATGATCCTGCGCAACCATGGCCTGCTGACGTGCGGCCGCACCGTCGCCGATGCCTTCCTGACCATGTACACGCTGGAATCCGCCTGCCGCATCCAGATCCTGGCGCAGAGCGGCGGCTCGCCGTTGACCACGGTGCCGGAAGCCGCCGGCGCCAACATGGGCCAGCAGGCGCGCCAGGCCACCAAGGGCAAGGGCTCCAACCTCGCCTGGCCGGGCCTGCTGCGACGCCTGGACCGCATCAACCCCGACTACCGCAACTGA
- a CDS encoding glyoxylate reductase (K00058: serA, PHGDH; D-3-phosphoglycerate dehydrogenase [EC:1.1.1.95]): protein MAILVHLPSFMAVPITAALREAAPDITVWNGREAAIPEDVEAIVAWGLKPGVLPAYPKLRLVCAATAGVDKLLAAPDLPDSMPVTRIVDPGQQAGIAHYVLATALRHTRDLATYAAQQRRGEWKRHPGRDQSRCRVGVLGLGEIGSEVARMFAAIGYPVGGWSRSAKHLPGVTDYTGDDGLDAMLAQSDILVCTLPLTPRTDGMLDRQTLSRLPKGAFFINVGRGEHVVEADLIALIDEGHLAGAALDVFAKEPPSADDPIWNYPRIEATPHIAADPSYELVARQCIENLRRARDGRALLNQVDRQAGY, encoded by the coding sequence ATGGCCATCCTCGTCCACCTGCCGTCGTTCATGGCGGTCCCGATCACCGCGGCGCTGCGCGAAGCCGCGCCGGATATCACCGTGTGGAACGGCCGCGAGGCCGCGATACCGGAAGACGTCGAGGCCATCGTCGCCTGGGGGCTCAAGCCCGGCGTGCTGCCCGCCTACCCGAAGCTGCGGCTGGTCTGCGCCGCCACTGCGGGCGTCGACAAGCTGCTGGCCGCGCCCGACCTGCCCGACAGCATGCCGGTCACGCGCATCGTCGATCCCGGCCAGCAGGCCGGCATCGCCCACTACGTGCTGGCCACCGCGCTGCGCCACACCCGCGACCTCGCCACCTACGCGGCGCAGCAACGCCGTGGCGAGTGGAAGCGCCATCCGGGCCGCGACCAGTCGCGCTGCCGCGTCGGCGTGCTGGGGCTGGGCGAGATCGGCAGCGAGGTGGCGCGCATGTTCGCCGCCATCGGCTACCCGGTCGGCGGCTGGAGCCGCAGCGCCAAGCACCTGCCCGGCGTGACCGACTACACCGGCGACGACGGCCTTGACGCGATGCTGGCGCAGAGCGACATCCTGGTCTGCACGCTGCCGCTGACCCCGCGGACCGATGGCATGCTCGACCGCCAGACACTGTCGCGGCTGCCAAAGGGTGCGTTCTTCATCAACGTCGGACGCGGCGAGCATGTGGTCGAGGCCGACCTGATCGCGCTGATCGACGAGGGACATCTCGCCGGCGCGGCGCTCGACGTGTTCGCCAAGGAACCGCCGTCGGCGGACGACCCGATCTGGAACTATCCCCGCATCGAAGCCACGCCGCATATCGCGGCGGACCCGTCGTACGAGCTGGTGGCGCGGCAGTGCATCGAAAACCTGCGTCGCGCGCGGGACGGGCGGGCGCTGCTGAACCAGGTGGACCGGCAGGCCGGCTATTGA
- a CDS encoding hypothetical protein (K00619: argA; amino-acid N-acetyltransferase [EC:2.3.1.1]), whose product MRPHYATETDRPEIEALLRASSLSVTGVREHITQYMVVRDNAGLLGCAGLERYENTGVLRGLAVALRARSAGLGELLISAIVAAVRPEGVESIVLQTKTAAGYFARLGFMPISDSDLPPAVLPSQEFRRDQQDVGTLMHIAL is encoded by the coding sequence ATGCGTCCTCACTATGCCACCGAGACCGACCGGCCGGAGATCGAAGCACTCCTACGCGCCTCCTCCCTGTCCGTCACGGGGGTGCGCGAACATATCACTCAATACATGGTAGTCCGCGACAACGCGGGGCTTCTCGGTTGCGCAGGTTTGGAGCGCTATGAGAATACCGGCGTCCTTCGCGGACTCGCTGTTGCGCTACGCGCAAGGTCTGCAGGTCTTGGCGAGCTTCTGATCTCCGCCATCGTGGCAGCCGTCCGTCCGGAGGGCGTCGAGTCCATCGTGCTGCAGACAAAGACCGCGGCCGGCTATTTCGCGCGCCTGGGCTTTATGCCAATCAGCGATTCAGACTTGCCACCGGCCGTACTCCCCTCGCAGGAATTCCGCCGCGACCAGCAAGATGTCGGGACGTTGATGCATATTGCCTTGTGA
- a CDS encoding PHA-granule associated protein 4, protein MSAYIARNRASAVEYIKARAEGTVELDYESAWEDALELGRLGQKCGVDVQYRTSEHICVESADALARGLRGEKLTFRQRYLYCRFDLNALTEESLCELESLAIEHGDYILPGHLLQETTLVWR, encoded by the coding sequence ATGAGCGCATACATCGCCCGCAATCGGGCCAGTGCAGTTGAGTACATCAAGGCACGCGCAGAGGGCACGGTCGAACTGGACTATGAGTCGGCGTGGGAGGATGCGCTCGAGCTCGGACGCCTTGGACAAAAATGTGGCGTCGATGTCCAGTATCGAACCTCCGAGCATATCTGCGTCGAATCCGCTGACGCCCTGGCCCGAGGGCTGCGGGGCGAAAAACTCACGTTCAGACAGCGGTACCTCTACTGCAGATTCGACCTGAATGCACTGACCGAGGAGAGCCTGTGCGAACTGGAAAGCCTGGCCATCGAGCACGGCGACTACATCTTGCCTGGCCACTTGCTGCAGGAAACGACACTCGTCTGGAGGTAG
- a CDS encoding cobyric acid synthase (K03496: parA, soj; chromosome partitioning protein), translating to MRRVVFNQKGGVGKSTIVCNLAAISASEGLRTLVIDLDAQGNSSQYLLGAKAAEASPTVANFFETSLTYTFKPVDLTSFVHPTPFENLDVMPAHPDLDSLHGKLESRYKIYKLRDALLELEAIYDAIYIDTPPALNFYTRSALIAVERCLIPFDCDDFSRRALYTLLDNVKEIQQDHNDGLQVEGIVINQFQPRASLPIKLVEELVSEGLPVLESRLSSSVKIRESHQHATPMIHLDPRHKLAQEYVALHRELAG from the coding sequence ATGCGGCGCGTCGTATTCAATCAGAAGGGTGGGGTTGGCAAGTCGACTATCGTATGCAATCTCGCGGCGATCAGCGCCAGCGAGGGCTTGCGTACCCTGGTCATCGACCTGGATGCGCAAGGGAACTCGAGCCAGTACCTGCTGGGCGCGAAGGCCGCAGAGGCAAGCCCGACGGTGGCGAACTTCTTTGAAACTTCCCTGACCTACACCTTCAAGCCGGTGGACCTGACGTCCTTTGTCCACCCGACGCCGTTTGAGAACCTGGATGTGATGCCGGCGCATCCTGATCTGGATTCCCTCCATGGCAAGCTCGAATCCCGCTACAAGATCTACAAGCTGCGCGATGCCCTGCTCGAGCTGGAAGCAATCTATGACGCCATTTACATCGACACGCCACCGGCCCTGAATTTCTATACCCGGTCCGCACTGATCGCCGTGGAGCGCTGCCTGATCCCGTTCGATTGCGATGACTTCTCGCGCCGTGCCCTCTACACGCTGCTGGATAACGTGAAGGAAATCCAGCAGGACCACAACGATGGGCTGCAGGTCGAAGGAATCGTCATCAACCAGTTCCAGCCGCGCGCCAGCCTGCCGATCAAACTGGTCGAAGAACTGGTAAGCGAGGGCCTGCCGGTACTGGAATCGCGGCTGTCTTCATCGGTGAAGATCCGGGAATCGCACCAGCACGCCACCCCCATGATCCATCTGGATCCGCGCCACAAGCTTGCGCAGGAATACGTGGCGTTACACCGGGAGCTGGCTGGCTGA
- a CDS encoding hypothetical protein (K00045: E1.1.1.67, mtlK; mannitol 2-dehydrogenase [EC:1.1.1.67]) has protein sequence MARRSPTTFQVLVPQPASVDQATTATSRSLGQFPPAAGFRFRYAYLNLDALAPSGFFPLFIPVGITDNNRVVGNVYDNDFNGFLAIYERGAIKVLSPGAFPTAVSHLGNIGGYVITDPNQGLTQAALFREHSIELIPRAPGEISSLVFTINDFGVAIIGSFDANGQGTPYIYANGKLRPLNLNLEGNIVIATINNFGTVVGYRYLNGIYTAYRHNIITGHTTLLPPLPTEPHSWALGVNDLGDVVGYSFVISGLERIGIWNPGARFETYFTEGTPEYPTISNFLLINNSRLIVITLSFNDPQSYIVPRKGTRLALADLIDYDATADGAPRWIFGLNNSGAMTGTTFLVDFLITPKLSW, from the coding sequence ATGGCCAGACGGTCTCCAACCACGTTCCAGGTGCTGGTTCCGCAGCCCGCCAGCGTTGACCAGGCAACAACGGCGACGAGCAGGTCACTGGGGCAGTTCCCACCGGCAGCCGGTTTCCGCTTCCGATACGCCTATCTGAACCTGGATGCCCTGGCGCCGTCGGGATTCTTCCCGCTTTTCATTCCTGTCGGCATCACCGACAACAACAGGGTCGTTGGCAATGTGTATGACAATGACTTCAACGGCTTCCTGGCAATCTATGAGAGGGGCGCTATAAAGGTGCTTTCCCCAGGGGCATTCCCCACGGCCGTATCGCACCTTGGCAACATCGGCGGCTATGTCATCACCGACCCGAATCAAGGCTTAACGCAGGCGGCACTTTTCCGCGAACACAGCATTGAACTGATTCCGCGGGCTCCCGGTGAAATCTCCAGCCTGGTCTTCACCATCAATGATTTTGGCGTTGCCATTATTGGTTCATTTGACGCCAACGGACAGGGCACGCCATACATCTACGCCAACGGCAAGCTCCGGCCTTTGAACCTGAACCTCGAAGGCAATATCGTCATTGCCACGATCAACAACTTTGGGACAGTCGTCGGCTACCGTTACCTCAACGGAATCTATACGGCATATCGTCACAACATCATCACGGGACATACGACGCTTCTGCCGCCATTGCCCACGGAGCCCCACTCCTGGGCGCTTGGCGTCAATGATCTTGGCGACGTGGTGGGGTACTCCTTCGTGATCTCAGGACTTGAACGAATCGGAATCTGGAACCCTGGCGCCAGGTTCGAGACCTACTTCACGGAGGGAACCCCGGAGTACCCAACCATCAGCAACTTTCTTCTGATCAATAACAGCCGACTGATTGTCATAACGCTGTCATTCAACGATCCGCAGAGTTACATAGTCCCCAGGAAAGGAACCCGCCTGGCCCTCGCCGACCTCATCGACTACGACGCCACTGCCGATGGCGCCCCGCGGTGGATCTTCGGGCTGAACAACTCAGGCGCAATGACCGGAACCACGTTCCTCGTCGACTTCCTGATCACCCCGAAACTCAGCTGGTAG
- a CDS encoding hypothetical protein (K07483: K07483; transposase) — MDKTLSGRRAGGVYKRPNFPAEFKRRLVEQSFEPGASVALVARSNDINANLLFKWRRHYLDGAYGLPTSAEGVATKQETTVPALLPVSIVAEAAAHTPAAPLSAAQPSENVCEIEFDRARLRIRGEVAPDMLRLLIRELSR, encoded by the coding sequence GTGGACAAGACGTTGAGTGGGCGCCGTGCTGGCGGCGTGTACAAGCGGCCGAACTTCCCGGCCGAGTTCAAACGGCGGCTGGTCGAACAATCATTTGAGCCAGGCGCGTCGGTGGCGCTGGTCGCGCGCAGCAACGATATCAACGCGAACCTGCTGTTCAAGTGGCGGCGGCATTATCTGGACGGAGCTTACGGGTTGCCGACGTCGGCTGAGGGCGTAGCGACGAAACAGGAGACAACGGTGCCGGCACTGTTGCCGGTGAGCATCGTCGCCGAGGCGGCCGCGCATACGCCGGCGGCGCCGCTCAGTGCAGCACAGCCGTCCGAGAATGTCTGCGAGATTGAATTCGACCGTGCGCGCTTGCGGATTCGCGGCGAGGTGGCGCCGGATATGCTGCGCCTGCTGATTCGCGAGCTGTCCCGATGA
- a CDS encoding transposase ISAfe4 (K07484: K07484; transposase): MIGLPAGTRIWMAAGATDMRCGFHGLAAKVQTALQENPLGGHVFIFRGRRGDLVKILWATSDGLWLLAKRLERGRFVWPQADSGKIHLTHAQLSMLLEGIDWRQPRRTAEPLSML; encoded by the coding sequence ATGATTGGCTTGCCGGCGGGCACGCGCATCTGGATGGCAGCGGGAGCGACCGACATGCGCTGCGGCTTCCATGGCCTGGCCGCGAAGGTGCAGACCGCGCTGCAGGAAAACCCGCTGGGTGGCCACGTGTTTATCTTCCGGGGCCGCCGAGGGGACCTGGTCAAGATTCTCTGGGCCACCAGTGACGGACTTTGGCTGCTCGCCAAGCGGCTCGAGCGCGGCCGTTTCGTCTGGCCTCAGGCCGACAGCGGCAAGATCCACCTGACACACGCGCAACTGTCGATGCTGCTCGAGGGGATCGACTGGCGGCAACCGCGCCGCACGGCCGAGCCGCTGTCGATGTTGTAA